The Methylopila sp. M107 genome contains the following window.
GATGCGGTACTTCGCGAGCGCCTCGGCGCAGGCCGGATGCTCGGCCAGCAGCTTGTGGCCGATATAGTGGAAGTCGCCGACCAGCGGCACGGTTACGCCACGTTTCGCCAACTGGTCGCGGATGTGCGGAACGGCCGCCGCCGCCTCGTCGCGGTCGACCGTGATGCGCACGAGTTCGGAGCCTGCGCGCGCGAGCGCCGCGACCTGCGCGACGGTGCCCGGAATGTCCGCCGTGTCGGTGTTGGTCATCGACTGCACGACGATCGGGGCCGCGCCGCCGACCGTGACGCCGCCGACGACGACGCTTTGCGACGCGCGGCGGGGCGCGAGCGCGGCCGGGCAGTCGACCGGCTGAGCGGGGCAGGGCATGTCGTTCATGACGGGCGTGTCTCCGCGGCCGCTTCCGCTCGGGCGCTTGCGCCGCGACAATGCGCGCATTCGCCCGTCACTTCGATGACCGGCGCGCGCGGCTTGAATCCGGAGGCGCTTGCGAGCGCCGAAAGCGCGGCGCCGAGGTCGCTGGTCTCGGCCTCGCCCACCGCGCCGCAATGCTCGCAGATCAGGAACACCACCGGCGCGGCCGTGTCCTCGTCATGGTCGCGGCTGCAGGCCACATAGGCGTTGCGGCTTTCGATCCGGTGCGCGAGGCCGTGCGCCAGCAGGAAATCGAGCGCCCGATAGACCGTAATGGGCGCGGGCGGCCGCCCGCCGGCCTCCGCCAGGCGCTCGATCACGTCATAGGCGCCCGCGGGCGAGTGGCTTTCGGCGAGCGCGCCAAGCACCCGGCGGCGGATGTCGGTGAGCCGCGCGCCGCGGGCCGCGCACAACGCCTCGGCCCGCGCAAGCGTCGAGCGGGCGCAGGCGTGGTGATCGTGGTCGGGCGCGGCGAAGGCGCCGATGGCGTTTGCTGCGGCTTCTGTCATGTCGGCGCCCTCATAGCACGAAGCGCGGAACGTCGCCTCCCGCGGCGCCGCTCGCCGGACAAACGAAAAGCGGCGGACCGCAGGGCCCGCCGCCTCGATATGGGATGCCGTGACAGGCGTCACATCGTCTTCTTGGACGATTTCCCCTTCTTGGAGGACATCTTGCCCTTCGAGCTCTTCGCGGATTTGCCCGAAGACATGGATTTTCCGGACGACATGGACTTGCCCGACGACGCCTTTTTCTCCACCGGCGCCGCGCCGGGGTTCAGCGGATTCGCAGGGTCGGCCAGATTTCCGGAGTTTCCGCTGTTCGCCGCCGACTGGGCGCCTGCAATCGTCGCCGGACCGAAGACGAGCGCTGCCGAAACGGCGGCTATCGAAAGCATCCTGAGCGTCATGAACGTTCTCCCTGAACATTTTTGTTATTGGGATAAAACGTCATGTGCTGGGTTCGGTTCCTCGCGAAACGGATTCAGCGTCAGATACCGACCGGGTTAGTAGTCATTCGACATATAGAATACATACGCCTATTGGGTCCGCGCATTCCGGAGCAGCGGTCTTTACTGTTCGCCGGCCGCGAGCCTCCGCCACGCCTCGGCCGCGCAGCCCAGGAGGCCGGGGGCGGGCGCGATGACGATAGAAGTCGCGATGTTCCGCAGCATCGCGTCATAGCTCCCCTTGGCCTCGAAGGCGGAGCGGAACGCCGTGGCGTCGATCAGCTTCAGCATGCGCGGCGCGATCCCGCCGCAGACATAGACGCCGCCCTCAGCCGCGTAGAGCAAGGCGAGATCGCCGCAGAACCGTGCGAACATGGCGACGAAGCGATCCGTCGTCTCGAGAGCGCGGGCGTCGCCGTTTTCGGCCAAAGCGACGATCTCGGCGGAAGTCTTTTCGGGTGCCGCGGCGCCGTCGATCTCCGCCAGCGCCACATGGAGCCGAACCATGCCGGGCCCCGACAGCACCGCTTCCGCCTCCACCCGCCCGAGCGCGCGCCGCACCACGCCGAGCGCCGCCCATTCGCGCTCGTCGATCGCCGCCAGTTCGATATGGCCGCCCTCGCCCGGCAGCGGACGCCAGCCGGTTCCGTCGGGCGCGAGCGCCGCGACGCCGAGCCCGGTGCCTGGACCGACCGCGACCTTCAGGCCCTCCGCCGGCGCCGCGTCGCCGATCGGGACCAGCTCGTCGGGACCGAGGCGCGGCAGGGATGCGGCCTGGGCCACGAAATCGTTCATCACGATCACGCGCGCGAAGCCGAAGCGCCGTGCGATCGCGTTCGGATCGACGACCCAGTCGCGGCGGTTGGTCAGCCTGGTCGGCCGGCCGGCCACGATGGGCGACGCGACGGCGAAGGCCGCGACATCGGCCCGGGCGCCGGATTTTTCGAGATAGGCGCCGATCGCGCTTTCGAGGTCAGGATGGGCGTCGCCCGGCTCGACGCCGGCGTCGGTCGGGCGGAGGTCGTCGCCGGCGAGCGCGAAGCGGCAGTTGGTCCCGCCGATGTCGCCGACCAGAAGGCTTTGGCGCGCGCTCATCTCAGCCGAGATCGACGAAGCGGACGAGCTTGTGCTTGACGAACTGCTTCACGGCTTCCTCGAACACGCGGCCGGCTTCCGCGGCCGCGGGGGAGGCGGCCGCTTCCTCGCTCGCATAGAGCGCAGAGGTCAGGAAGAAGCCGGGCGCCTCCGGGTCCTCGGCGATCGCGACGCCCCGGCAGGCCGGGTCCGCCCGCTCGACCGCGAAGGCGTTCGCGAGCGCCGCCGCGCGGAATGCGCCGGCGTGCTGCGGT
Protein-coding sequences here:
- a CDS encoding transcriptional repressor — its product is MTEAAANAIGAFAAPDHDHHACARSTLARAEALCAARGARLTDIRRRVLGALAESHSPAGAYDVIERLAEAGGRPPAPITVYRALDFLLAHGLAHRIESRNAYVACSRDHDEDTAAPVVFLICEHCGAVGEAETSDLGAALSALASASGFKPRAPVIEVTGECAHCRGASARAEAAAETRPS
- a CDS encoding glucokinase, which codes for MSARQSLLVGDIGGTNCRFALAGDDLRPTDAGVEPGDAHPDLESAIGAYLEKSGARADVAAFAVASPIVAGRPTRLTNRRDWVVDPNAIARRFGFARVIVMNDFVAQAASLPRLGPDELVPIGDAAPAEGLKVAVGPGTGLGVAALAPDGTGWRPLPGEGGHIELAAIDEREWAALGVVRRALGRVEAEAVLSGPGMVRLHVALAEIDGAAAPEKTSAEIVALAENGDARALETTDRFVAMFARFCGDLALLYAAEGGVYVCGGIAPRMLKLIDATAFRSAFEAKGSYDAMLRNIATSIVIAPAPGLLGCAAEAWRRLAAGEQ
- a CDS encoding antibiotic biosynthesis monooxygenase → MKLVSTVFEVEPQHAGAFRAAALANAFAVERADPACRGVAIAEDPEAPGFFLTSALYASEEAAASPAAAEAGRVFEEAVKQFVKHKLVRFVDLG